Proteins encoded within one genomic window of Lampris incognitus isolate fLamInc1 chromosome 19, fLamInc1.hap2, whole genome shotgun sequence:
- the LOC130129940 gene encoding receptor-type tyrosine-protein kinase FLT3-like: MSCSQLNDCQKDSPHWREIPGTAQEDSNSSCNRTIPRSIGALAVSDDYVRFCIQTSLGSWCSDLQHCKPAMLSFVKGTQDDNSTALKAGSLFLFVALMVVCLVLMYFVKKKKPKYQSQLQMIQMVGPSDNDYIYINFKDLEYDRKWEFPRENLELGKELGSGAFGMVVQATAFGINKPGVSHQVAVKMLKEKHHSVEKEALMSELKMLTHIGHHANIVNLLGACTSSGPTYLIFQYCCYGDLLNYLKTNRGRYHKSLTDAFNKDRFTSLYHNVQHKTSSSEFQGQTADFIQTDPSVPKRHETDALLSLNSSSMDPSRGPGMYEEAEEEVKESQALTYDDLLGFAYQVAKGMEFLSSKNCIHRDLAARNVLVSKCRQVKIGDFGLARDIDNDSNYVVRGNVRLPVKWMAPESIFQGMYTIKSDVWAYGILLWEIFSLGVTPYPGVKVDNKFYAMIERGFKMECPYYASDSLYRMMCECWALEPCDRPPFSKLETFMDVQLRGTVAELYHNVPDRNTMDPIYQNAKDDADISALTKEKENPTQSHNEYCQTYATEEMPSPLPDADASTADGKHLIPDDSGSHL; the protein is encoded by the exons ATGTCCTGCTCTCAGCTCAACGA CTGTCAGAAAGACTCCCCTCACTGGAGAGAGATCCCAGGCACCGCCCAAGAGGACTCTAATTCGTCCTGTAACAGGACGATTCCCAGATCTATAGGCGCGTTAGCAGTGTCTGACGACTATGTAAGGTTTTGCATCCAAACTTCTTTAGGCTCCTGGTGCAGCGATCTGCAGCATTGCAAACCTGCAATGCTCTCCTTTGTAAAGG GTACCCAAGATGACAACTCTACTGCACTGAAAGCAGGCAGTTTGTTCTTATTCGTGGCTTTGATGGTAGTCTGCCTGGTGCTCATGTACTTTGTCAAAAAGAAG AAACCCAAGTATCAGAGCCAGCTCCAAATGATCCAGATGGTGGGGCCCAGTGACAATGATTACATCTATATAAACTTCAAGGACCTCGAGTATGACCGGAAATGGGAATTCCCCAGGGAGAATCTTGAATTGG GTAAGGAGTTGGGCTCCGGGGCCTTCGGCATGGTTGTCCAGGCTACAGCCTTCGGCATCAACAAGCCTGGGGTCTCGCATCAAGTGGCTGTCAAGATGCTTAAAG AGAAACACCACTCGGTGGAGAAGGAAGCGCTGAtgtcagagctgaagatgctgacCCACATTGGTCACCATGCCAATATTGTTAACCTGCTAGGGGCATGCACAAGCTCAG GACCCACATACCTGATCTTCCAGTACTGTTGTTATGGAGACCTGCTGAACTACCTAAAGACCAACAGGGGGCGCTACCACAAGTCTCTGACGGATGCCTTCAACAAGGACCGCTTTACCAGTCTCTACCATAACGTGCAGCACAAGACAAGCTCGAG CGAGTTCCAAGGACAGACAGCCGACTTCATACAGACTGATCCCTCCGTCCCCAAGAGGCACGAAACCGATGCCCTTCTCAGCCTCAATTCTAGCTCTATGGACCCCTCTAGAG GGCCAGGGATGTACGAGGAGGCAGAGGAAGAAGTGAAGGAGTCGCAAGCACTGACCTATGACGACCTGCTGGGTTTCGCCTACCAGGTGGCCAAGGGCATGGAGTTCCTCTCCTCCAAGAAC TGTATCCACCGGGACCTGGCAGCTCGCAACGTGTTGGTGTCTAAATGTAGACAGGTGAAAATTGGCGACTTTGGACTGGCCCGGGACATTGACAATGACTCCAACTATGTCGTGAGAGGAAAC GTGCGTCTGCCGGTGAAGTGGATGGCGCCAGAGAGCATCTTCCAGGGAATGTACACCATTAAGAGTGACGTCTGGGCCTATGGCATCCTTCTCTGGGAGATCTTCTCGCTAG GTGTCACTCCATACCCTGGGGTTAAAGTGGACAACAAATTCTACGCAATGATTGAGAGGGGCTTTAAGATGGAGTGTCCGTATTATGCCAGCGATTCTCT CTACCGGATGATGTGTGAGTGCTGGGCCCTGGAGCCTTGTGACCGGCCTCCGTTCTCCAAGTTGGAGACTTTTATGGATGTCCAGCTGAGAGGCACAGTGGCGGAG CTCTACCATAATGTGCCGGATAGGAACACCATGGACCCCATCTACCAGAATGCAAAAGACGATGCCGATATATCAGCACTGACCAAAGAGAAGGAGAATCCGACACAGTCCCACAACGAATACTGCCAGACCTATGCTACTGAGGAAATGCCATCGCCACTTCCCGACGCTGACGCCTCGACAGCTGATGGCAAACACTTGATCCCGGATGATTCTGGGAGTCATCTGTAA
- the LOC130130083 gene encoding 2-oxo-4-hydroxy-4-carboxy-5-ureidoimidazoline decarboxylase-like produces the protein MDITRINSLSYEDFVHVLDNVVENCPVITAAVWSMRPFASLAALEAAVTDFIEALPEQGKEGILRCHPDLAGRDLRNGTLTRESLEEQAGAGLDAAELSHMARLNGEYKERFGFPFVICARMNDKEAILRQLSRRLAHGCAEERASAIEEVKKICRLRLRSLVLPDPPNKL, from the exons ATGGACATTACAAGGATTAATTCTCTGTCCTACGAGGATTTCGTGCACGTCCTTGACAATGTGGTGGAAAACTGTCCCGTTATAACTGCTGCCGTGTGGTCCATGCGTCCCTTCGCCAGCCTGGCTGCCTTGGAGGCTGCCGTCACTGATTTTATCGAGGCCCTTCCTGAACAAG GGAAAGAGGGCATCCTGCGGTGTCACCCTGACCTCGCCGGCAGGGACCTCCGCAACGGCACCTTGACCCGCGAGTCGCTGGAGGAGCAGGCCGGGGCCGGACTGGACGCGGCGGAGCTCTCGCACATGGCCCGCCTCAACGGGGAGTACAAGGAGCGCTTCGGCTTCCCGTTTGTCATTTGCGCCAGGATGAACGACAAGGAGGCCATTCTGCGCCAGCTGTCACGCCGCCTCGCGCACGGCTGCGCGGAGGAGAGGGCGTCGGCCATAGAGGAGGTGAAGAAGATCTGCCGCCTGCGCCTCCGCAGCCTTGTGCTCCCCGACCCGCCCAACAAGTTATGA
- the LOC130130122 gene encoding pancreas/duodenum homeobox protein 1-like: MNREEHYFPPQVFKDSCAYQRSQGEDYSHSPPPCLYMGRQVHSAYAAPSMGALDPASLPDVTPYGMALREEPGLPQLHHPQTAQQQQQQPPQPQQPPLPPPPTGGYGGDTGQVPACADRSRYHLPFPWMKSTKSHAHSWRGQWAV; the protein is encoded by the exons ATGAACCGCGAAGAGCACTATTTCCCCCCGCAGGTGTTTAAAGACTCCTGCGCCTACCAGAGGTCGCAGGGGGAGGACTACAGCCACAGCCCGCCGCCCTGCCTCTACATGGGCCGACAGGTCCACTCCGCGTACGCCGCGCCGTCCATGGGCGCGCTGGACCCGGCGAGCCTCCCTGACGTTACTCCTTACGGCATGGCCTTGCGGGAGGAGCCCGGGCTGCCTCAGCTACACCACCCTCAGactgcccagcagcagcagcagcagccgccgcAGCCGCAGCAGCCTCCTCTGCCACCTCCGCCCACCGGAGGGTACGGAGGAGACACGGGGCAAGTTCCCGCGTGCGCCGACAGGAGTAGATACCACCTCCCTTTCCCCTGGATGAAGAGCACCAAGTCTCACGCGCACAGCTGGAGGGGACAATGGGCAG TGTGA